A region of the Muricauda sp. MAR_2010_75 genome:
TCTCCGATTTGGTGATCGTTGGACTAACTGTTGAACACTGTATCTCCACTTCGGTGCGGATGGCCAGTAATTTAGGTTTTAACGTAACTCTAATTTCGGATGCCACTGCCGCTTTTGATAAAATTGGCGTGGATGGGAAACGGCTGGGTGCCGATATCATTCACAGTGCAGCCCTTGCCAATCTCAAGGGCGAATTTGCCCATGTGATGAATACAACAACTTTGCTAAAAGAACTTGTAGATTAGTTGTTATTTTTATGTCCAATTAAACAAACACATGCTTCGCAATTTCATTGCCCTCATTTTTTGCACGATTAACTTATCGGTTGGTCTATCCCAAGAAAAGCCCTTAAAAATTGGTGTGGCCGGACTTACCCATACCCATGTGCATTGGATTTTGGGGCGTGAAGACATTGGCGATATTGAAATTGTTGGGATAGCTGAATCCAATCGGGAGTTGGCACAACGCTATGCTGACCAACATGGGTTTTCTATGGATTTGGTCTACGATTCATTGGAAGAAATGATATCCGAGACAAAACCTGAGGCGGTAACGGCCTTTGGTACCATTTACGATCATCTGGAAGTTGTACAGACCTGTGCCCCAAAAGGCATTCATGTCATGGTGGAAAAACCCTTGGCTGTTAATATGGAGCATGCACAGCAAATGAAGGCCTTGGCCGAAAAACACAATATACATCTCCTCACCAACTATGAAACTACTTGGTACCCCACCAATCACAGGGCCAAAGAGTTACTGGACCAAGGCAAAATTGGAGACCTACGTAAGGTCATTGTCCGAGATGGGCACCGAGGACCTGTAAAAATAGGTGTTAACCAAGAATTTTTGGAGTGGCTTCAAGACCCTGTCCTCAACGGCGGTGGGGCCATTACAGATTTTGGTTGTTACGGGGCCAATCTTATGACCTGGCTAAAAGAAGGGGCAAGGCCGAACACGGTTACAGCGGTGACCCAACAGTTTCAATCCGAGAACAATCCCAAAGTGGACGACGATGCTACCATCATACTCACCTATGATGAGTCCCAAGCCATTTTAGAACCCTCCTGGAACTGGCCTATTGGCAGAAAGGACATGGAACTCTATGGCCTTACCGGGGCCATTTATGCTGATAATCGCAACACCTTACGAATCCGAATGGCAGAAGGATACGATGGCTATGAAGAAGAAAAAATGGTTCTGGAGGAAAGACCATCTCCCTATAACGACCCTTTTTCATTGCTTGCTGCTGTCGTCCGAGATAAAATAACACTTTCGCCTAACGACCTTTCTTCCTTGGAGAACAATATGATAGTCGTGGAAATTTTGGATGCCGCCCGAAAGAGCGCCCAAAATGGCGAAACCATCAACCTAAAAAAATAATAGCACTTGTTAGCACATAATTCCCTCACAAACAAAATGAAATTTCTTTTTTACAGTTTGACTTTGTTCTGTACTGCCCAAATTCTGGCACAGAACGTTCAAA
Encoded here:
- a CDS encoding Gfo/Idh/MocA family protein, translated to MLRNFIALIFCTINLSVGLSQEKPLKIGVAGLTHTHVHWILGREDIGDIEIVGIAESNRELAQRYADQHGFSMDLVYDSLEEMISETKPEAVTAFGTIYDHLEVVQTCAPKGIHVMVEKPLAVNMEHAQQMKALAEKHNIHLLTNYETTWYPTNHRAKELLDQGKIGDLRKVIVRDGHRGPVKIGVNQEFLEWLQDPVLNGGGAITDFGCYGANLMTWLKEGARPNTVTAVTQQFQSENNPKVDDDATIILTYDESQAILEPSWNWPIGRKDMELYGLTGAIYADNRNTLRIRMAEGYDGYEEEKMVLEERPSPYNDPFSLLAAVVRDKITLSPNDLSSLENNMIVVEILDAARKSAQNGETINLKK